In Odocoileus virginianus isolate 20LAN1187 ecotype Illinois chromosome 23, Ovbor_1.2, whole genome shotgun sequence, one DNA window encodes the following:
- the ALG10 gene encoding dol-P-Glc:Glc(2)Man(9)GlcNAc(2)-PP-Dol alpha-1,2-glucosyltransferase, whose protein sequence is MGAGMAQLEGYYFSAALSCTFLVSCLLFSAFSRALREPYMDEIFHLPQAQRYCEGHFSLSQWDPMITTLPGLYLLSVGVVKPASWIFGWSEHVVCSIGMLRFVNLLFSVGNFYLLYLLLRKVQPRHKAASCIQRILSTLTLAIFPTLYFFNFLYYTEAGSMFFTLFAYLMCLYGNHKTSALLGFCGFMFRQTNIIWAIFCAGNVIAQKLTEAWKTELQKKKEERPTPIKGPFSEFRKILQFLLAYSMSFKNLSMLLLLTWPYILLMFLFCAFVAVNGGIVIGDRSSHEACLHFPQLFYFFSFTLFFSFPHLLSLNKIRAFLCLVWKRRIQFFVITLVSLFLVWKFTYAHKYLLADNRHYTFYVWKRVFQRYEIVKYLLVPVYIFAGWSIADSLKSKSIFWNLMFFICLFTVTVPQKLLEFRYFILPYVIYRLNIPLPPTSRLVCELGCYAIVNFLTFYIFLNKTFQWPNSQDIQRFMW, encoded by the exons ATGGGGGCAGGAATGGCTCAGCTGGAGGGTTACTATTTCTCGGCTGCCCTGAGCTGTACCTTTTTAGTGTCCTGCctccttttctctgctttcagCCGGGCCCTGCGAGAGCCCTACATGGACGAGATCTTCCACCTGCCGCAGGCGCAGCGCTACTGTGAGGGCCATTTCTCTCTCTCGCAG tggGACCCCATGATTACTACATTACCTGGCTTATACCTGCTGTCAGTTGGAGTGGTCAAACCTGCCAGTTGGATCTTTGGATGGTCAGAACATGTTGTCTGCTCCATTGGAATGCTCCGATTCGTTAACCTTCTCTTCAGTGTTGGCAACTTCTATTTACTATACTTGCTTCTCCGCAAAGTGCAACCCAGACACAAG gCTGCCTCATGTATCCAGAGGATCTTGTCAACATTAACATTAGCAATATTTCCCACactctatttttttaacttcctttatTATACAGAAGCAGGATCCATGTTTTTTACTCTTTTTGCCTACTTGATGTGTCTTTATGGAAATCATAAAACTTCAGCCTTGCTTGGATTTTGTGGCTTCATGTTTCGTCAAACAAATATCATCTGGGCTATCTTCTGTGCAGGAAATGTCATTGCACAAAAGTTAACTGAAGCTTGGAAAACTGAGctacagaagaagaaagaagagaggccTACCCCTATTAAAGGACCATTTTCAGAATTCAGGAaaattcttcagtttcttttggcTTATTCAATGTCCTTTAAGAACTTGAGTATGCTTTTACTTTTGACTTGGCCCTACATTCTTCTCATGTTTCTATTCTGTGCTTTTGTGGCAGTTAATGGTGGAATTGTTATTGGTGACCGGAGTAGTCATGAAGCCTGTCTACACTTTCCTCAGCTgttctactttttctcttttactctctttttttcatttcctcaccTGCTGTCTCTTAACAAAATCAGGGCTTTTCTTTGCTTAGTTTGGAAACGGAGAATTCAGTTTTTTGTGATAACTTTAGtctctctatttttagtttggaAATTTACTTATGCTCATAAATACCTGCTAGCAGATAATAGACATTATACATTCTATGTGTGGAAAAGAGTTTTTCAAAGATAtgaaattgtgaaatatttgttaGTTCCAGTCTATATATTTGCTGGTTGGAGTATTGCTGACTCATTAAAATCAAAGTCGATTTTCTGGAATTTAAtgtttttcatatgcttatttactGTTACAGTACCTCAGAAGCTGCTAGAATTTCGTTACTTCATTTTACCCTATGTTATTTATAGGCTTAATATACCTCTGCCACCCACATCCAGACTTGTTTGTGAGCTGGGTTGCTATGCAATTGTGAACTTCCTAACATTTTATATCTTTCTGAACAAGACTTTTCAATGGCCTAATAGTCAAGACATTCAGAGGTTCATGTGGTAA